From Rhizobium sp. Pop5:
GAGGATGCATGGCGTCCCCGAGGCTTCGACTATCCGCAGATAGGGCGCGGCGAGCACGGCCTCCTCGGGTGCTGATGAAACGCACAGGATACAGGCGTCGCTGGCAAGAAGCGCGTGCTGTGCATGCACCAACGCTTCGTTGGGTCCTGGCGCATCCAGCGCACACCACGCCTCGTTTCCAAAGGTGAATTCTGTGAGATTCAATCCATAAGGGGACCTGGATTTTCTCGGCGCCCCCTCCAGGGAGCCGAGCTTTTCCACGACTGTTGATTTTCCGGTCTGCGAGGGTCCAAGCACGGTAAAGCAACGCATCAGCATTCCTCCAACTGCCATAAACACAATTTCCAGCCATCATAGGATGCCCTGAACCGCTGCAAGGCGCCAGAGGTGTTCGGTTTCACAACGCTTTCACCTGGAGACGTAGGAGCTATTCTCGAATTGCCCAACGGGGCCGGCGTTGCCATCAAGAACGATCGTGCCTTCCTGCTTTGGGCAAATGGCTTCAAGGCGAACGATGACGGGCAGCGGGCGCGCCACACAGGAGCATCACGAAGGAGAATTGCCATGACCTTCGAGCCGGAAAGCGTCGCCCACGATCAGCTTGCAAGCGTGCAGGCCGCGGTGGCCGCGGAACCAGAACTGGAAAGCTCGTCTATCTCTGTGAGCGTGGTCGGCAGAAGCGTTCTGCTAGAAGGCT
This genomic window contains:
- a CDS encoding BON domain-containing protein gives rise to the protein MFGFTTLSPGDVGAILELPNGAGVAIKNDRAFLLWANGFKANDDGQRARHTGASRRRIAMTFEPESVAHDQLASVQAAVAAEPELESSSISVSVVGRSVLLEGYVAGYVDREKATAIAASIAGPENVQDRQRDADQMADTTSAQQEPF